In Toxotes jaculatrix isolate fToxJac2 chromosome 20, fToxJac2.pri, whole genome shotgun sequence, the following proteins share a genomic window:
- the LOC121200393 gene encoding E3 ubiquitin-protein ligase MSL2-like codes for MAPGQAAEMNPVNATSLYVSASRSVLQCDPRDPRALAELCKLLPFFRQSLSCLVCGNLLQDPIAPTDSSCQHYVCRGCKGQRMQLKPSCSWCKDYSRFEENRQLSLLVHCYRKLCLYITQSPLAPHIASAASDSPDLQAILSEGLTLAESEPEAEDISDSVGLSQTASTSNVVQPNEAPTKELKGEEPSPVSINGLHDCNGLVSSDTLQPITIDTGGGVAKQENFSEEIPVCVSVTGTGEAGLCDISTFGDDLKHGGGPLLLSVEEVLRTLETDADPDPTPEPNPQSDCPPSVPHSSLNGPHCPSGSDSSRLIPSLPPENSPRPLQPHPQPSLQPPHQPSTVIPCVPPRCHRKRSRSESDSEKVQPLPISSLLRGPPLGANSSPHHPNPGATTKQEPKFPAATPHPHLAPVPNGGPPKVGKAVLVSNKALKKTVEHHGAAKKAYTKARQGAPKPRAQPRDRVPPHPHAHPLTHPPSPSKPLYKKPVEKKGCKCGRATQNPSVLTCRGQRCPCYSNRKACLDCICRGCQNSYMANGEKKLEAFAVPEKALEQTRLTLGINLTSITAAALRSPATSSPGNTLLNVTAATGAPVTATFLSGAGHDNRGFDDSLEMRFDC; via the exons CCCCGGGCCAGGCAGCTGAGATGAACCCGGTGAATGCGACCTCTCTCTACGTTTCCGCGAGCCGTTCGGTGCTGCAGTGCGACCCCCGAGACCCCCGGGCCCTCGCGGAGCTCTGCAAGCTGCTGCCGTTTTTCCGCCAGTCCCTGTCCTGCTTGGTCTGCG gtAACCTGCTGCAGGACCCCATCGCTCCCACCGACTCGTCATGTCAGCATTACGTCTGTCGAGGCTGTAAGGGTCAGAGGATGCAGCTGAAGCCGTCCTGTAGTTGGTGTAAGGACTATTCCCGCTTTGAGGAGAACAGGCAGCTCTCTTTGCTTGTTCACTGTTACAGGAAGCTATGTCTCTACATCACCCAGTCGCCACTTGCCCCGCACATAGCCAGCGCAGCCAGCGACTCGCCAGATCTCCAGGCCATCCTCAGTGAAGGCCTCACGTTGGCTGAGAGCGAGCCAGAGGCGGAGGATATTTCAGATTCGGTCGGGCTGTCACAAACAGCCTCCACCTCCAACGTGGTCCAGCCCAACGAAGCTCCTACGAAGGAGCTCAAGGGAGAGGAGCCGAGCCCCGTGAGCATTAATGGGCTTCATGATTGTAACGGCCTGGTCAGTTCGGACACTCTCCAACCCATCACCATAGACACAGGTGGAGGTGTTGCAAAGCAGGAGAACTTTTCGGAGGAGATCCCGGTGTGTGTGAGCGTCACGGGGACTGGGGAGGCAGGGCTTTGTGACATCAGCACTTTCGGGGATGACCTGAAACACGGCGGGGGGCCGTTGTTGTTGAGTGTTGAGGAGGTGCTCAGGACTCTGGAGACGGACGCTGACCCTGACCCCACACCGGAGCCCAACCCCCAGTCAGACTGCCCTCCCTCTGTACCCCACTCTAGCCTCAATGGGCCTCACTGCCCGTCTGGCTCGGACTCCTCCCGTctcatcccctccctccccccagaGAACAGCCCTCGCCCCCTCCAGCCTCACCCGCAGCCCTCCTTGCAGCCTCCCCATCAGCCCTCCACAGTTATCCCATGTGTCCCCCCTCGGTGCCACCGCAAGCGTTCCCGCTCAGAAAGCGACAGTGAGAAGGTGCAACCCCTCCCCATCTCCAGCCTCTTACGAGGCCCTCCCCTCGGTGCCAACAgctccccccaccaccccaaccCTGGTGCCACCACCAAACAGGAGCCTAAATTTCCTGCAGCCACGCCACACCCCCACCTGGCTCCGGTGCCTAATGGCGGCCCCCCTAAAGTGGGCAAGGCTGTGCTCGTCTCCAACAAGGCACTGAAAAAGACTGTGGAGCATCATGGGGCCGCCAAGAAGGCTTATACCAAGGCAAGGCAAGGGGCCCCCAAGCCCCGCGCACAGCCCCGTGACCGGgttcccccccacccccatgcACACCCCCTGACACACCCACCCAGCCCCTCGAAGCCACTGTATAAGAAACCTGTGGAGAAGAAGGGCTGCAAGTGTGGCCGAGCTACACAGAACCCCTCTGTGTTGACCTGTAGGGGGCAGCGCTGCCCCTGCTACTCCAACCGCAAG gCGTGTCTGGACTGCATCTGCCGCGGCTGCCAAAACTCCTACATGGCCAACGgagagaagaagctggaggCGTTCGCCGTACCAGAGAAAGCTCTGGAACAAACCCGACTCACGCTGGGGATCAACCTCACCAGTATCACTGCTGCGGCTCTCCGCAGCCCGGCCACCAGCTCCCCTGGCAACACCCTCCTCAACGTCACGGCGGCCACAGGGGCGCCCGTCACGGCCACCTTCCTGTCGGGGGCGGGGCACGACAACAGGGGCTTTGACGATTCACTGGAGATGCGGTTTGACTGTTGA
- the LOC121200434 gene encoding tumor necrosis factor ligand superfamily member 10-like encodes MTGSGPKLGVLLLLAVLLQTVVVTITVLHFTTALNSMKETFARSSVSCLTGADLQSITAVRGDPCWQVTQQLHLLIEKSLSQRYQRQISSAVRDEVSRVLPSLVMEDRASPRPKVAAHVTGSFVPKLERDGGAPVATGRRVQGQKISWWEGQKGLAFLQDVQLVDGELVVPQPGLYYVYAQTYFRHTHSLEEEGEDGEEVGDRGRPLLQYVYKKVSSYPVPILLMKTSRTSCWSRGSQFSLHSAHQGGLFPLSAGDRLFVTVTNASAVDMDEKSSFFGAFLIS; translated from the exons ATGACGGGCTCCGGTCCGAAGCTCGgggtcctgctgctgctggcggtCTTGCTACAGACCGTGGTTGTCACCATCACCGTGCTGCACTTCACCACGGCTCTCAACTCg ATGAAGGAGACGTTTGCCAGGAGCAGTGTTTCTTGCTTGACGGGCGCTGACCTGCAGAGCATCACGGCTGTGCGAGGGGATCCGTGCTGGCAGGTCACTCAGCAGCTTCACCTGCTCATTGAGAAG TCTCTGTCTCAGCGTTACCAGAGGCAGATTTCCTCGGCAGTAAGAG ATGAAGTGTCTCGGGTTCTGCCCTCACTTGTGATGGAGGACAGGGCTTCGCCTCGCCCCAAAGTGGCAGCCCACGTCACCGGCAGCTTTGTGCCCAAACTGGAGCGAGACGGAGGAG CTCCAGTCGCGACGGGGCGTCGAGTTCAGGGTCAGAAGATCTCGTGGTGGGAGGGACAGAAGGGGCTGGCCTTCCTCCAGGACGTCCAGCTGGTGGACGGGGAGCTGGTGGTGCCTCAGCCCGGGCTCTACTACGTCTACGCCCAGACCTACTTCAGACACACCCACtccctggaggaggagggcgagGACGGCGAGGAGGTGGGGGACAGGGGGAGGCCCCTGCTGCAGTATGTCTATAAAAAG GTGAGCTCCTACCCGGTTCCCAtcctgctgatgaagaccagtCGGACCTCCTGCTGGTCCCGGGGCTCCCAGTTCTCTCTGCACTCCGCCCACCAGGGGGGGCTGTTCCCGCTCAGCGCCGGCGACCGtctgtttgtcactgtgacGAACGCCTCCGCTGTGGACATGGACGAGAAGAGCAGCTTCTTTGGTGCTTTTCTAATCAGCTAA